The following coding sequences are from one Haloarcula taiwanensis window:
- a CDS encoding urease accessory protein UreD codes for MAADAPHPAFEGYATEAVPQAAVGSPGKDGVLELTFERTGDGTTLVHDYATVPFHISGTLGHDPLPEADTVFVQSPTGGVAQGDRHDVTVEVGEDAVAHVSTQSSTKVQTMTCNYAAAETTLSVGADAHLDYVPEPTILHADSRYLQELSVELAPGATAVVSDVVVPGRLARGERFEFERYLSRVRADGPDGLLFEDATHLTPADGDPTAPGVLGEFTVYGTAFVLAPDRDEGELSDALHAVVADGEARAGATALPNGAGVAVRALGDRAETVQSTLHAAWDHARRELLDVPAPSGRKY; via the coding sequence ATGGCCGCCGACGCGCCCCATCCGGCGTTCGAGGGGTACGCGACCGAGGCCGTCCCGCAGGCCGCCGTGGGGTCGCCGGGCAAGGACGGGGTGCTCGAACTGACCTTCGAGCGGACCGGCGACGGGACGACCCTGGTCCACGACTACGCGACGGTCCCGTTCCACATCTCGGGGACGCTGGGCCACGACCCCCTCCCCGAGGCCGACACCGTCTTCGTCCAGTCGCCGACCGGCGGCGTCGCACAGGGCGACCGCCACGACGTGACCGTCGAGGTCGGCGAGGACGCCGTCGCCCACGTCTCGACCCAGAGTTCGACGAAGGTCCAGACGATGACGTGTAACTACGCCGCCGCCGAGACGACCCTCAGCGTCGGTGCCGACGCCCACCTGGACTACGTGCCCGAGCCGACGATTCTCCACGCCGACTCGCGGTACCTGCAGGAGCTGTCGGTCGAGTTGGCCCCCGGCGCGACCGCCGTCGTCAGCGACGTGGTCGTCCCCGGACGACTCGCCCGCGGCGAGCGCTTCGAGTTCGAGCGGTACCTCTCCCGCGTGCGTGCAGACGGGCCGGACGGCCTCCTGTTCGAGGACGCGACGCACCTGACGCCGGCCGACGGCGACCCCACGGCCCCCGGCGTCCTCGGCGAGTTCACCGTCTACGGGACGGCGTTTGTCCTCGCGCCCGACCGCGACGAGGGCGAACTGAGCGACGCCTTGCACGCGGTCGTCGCCGACGGCGAGGCCCGGGCCGGCGCGACGGCGCTCCCGAACGGTGCCGGCGTCGCGGTCCGTGCCCTCGGCGACCGGGCCGAGACCGTGCAGTCGACGCTGCACGCGGCCTGGGACCACGCCCGACGGGAGTTGCTGGACGTGCCCGCGCCGTCCGGGAGGAAGTACTGA
- a CDS encoding urease subunit gamma, whose product MKLTAKEQERLTVFTAAEVARRRKERGVPLNHPEAVAYISDWCIERGRDGQSVAEIRSGASKLLGREDVMDGVPEMIDMIQVEPVFPDGTKLVTVHDPIRSDSVGAADSESEDAAADGGDAATEAEE is encoded by the coding sequence ATGAAACTCACAGCCAAAGAACAGGAGCGACTCACGGTCTTTACCGCCGCAGAGGTCGCGCGACGCCGCAAGGAACGCGGCGTCCCGCTGAACCACCCCGAAGCCGTCGCCTACATCAGCGACTGGTGCATCGAGCGCGGCCGCGACGGTCAGTCCGTCGCCGAAATCCGGTCGGGCGCGTCGAAACTGCTCGGCCGCGAGGACGTGATGGACGGCGTCCCGGAGATGATCGACATGATTCAGGTCGAACCGGTGTTCCCCGACGGGACGAAACTCGTCACGGTTCACGACCCGATTCGCTCCGACAGTGTCGGGGCGGCCGACAGCGAGAGCGAGGACGCGGCGGCCGACGGCGGCGACGCCGCGACGGAGGCCGAGGAGTGA
- a CDS encoding transcriptional regulator — MPDSMSEQLRQDMQCEGLLECFHGLKELDKECFRALVEADEPLTVDELAEAVDRERSTAYRAVQRLLQTGFIEKDQINYDQGGYYHVYSPTDPSQIADEMQRMLNDWYAKMGQLIQEFENKYEQAESTAPTVES; from the coding sequence ATGCCAGATTCGATGTCTGAACAACTCCGACAGGACATGCAGTGCGAGGGGCTATTGGAATGTTTCCACGGCCTCAAGGAACTCGATAAAGAGTGCTTTCGAGCGCTCGTCGAGGCTGACGAACCGCTGACCGTCGACGAGCTCGCCGAAGCAGTCGACCGAGAGCGCTCGACCGCGTATCGCGCCGTCCAGCGGCTCCTCCAGACGGGCTTCATCGAGAAAGACCAGATCAACTACGATCAAGGCGGCTACTACCACGTCTACTCGCCGACAGACCCGTCACAGATCGCAGACGAGATGCAGCGGATGCTCAACGACTGGTACGCAAAGATGGGGCAACTGATTCAGGAGTTCGAAAACAAGTACGAACAGGCTGAGTCCACGGCCCCTACTGTCGAAAGCTAA
- a CDS encoding urease accessory protein UreE, translating into MLVADTYLGHRDDEAVAEAVDGSDHATVVLSDTERRRSRVRTETTAGRDLGIVVARDLADGDVLEADGGTLVVVELAAVEALVLDFAASDVSSTAALEVGHAVGNRHWNLAVRGEEALFPVTESKSRMEATVADLLPADVPTRYEHVPPTTFDDDEVDHTHGDGGHGGHSHGGRAHDHGVRTIDGEEQ; encoded by the coding sequence ATGCTGGTCGCGGACACCTACCTCGGCCACCGCGACGACGAGGCCGTCGCCGAGGCGGTCGACGGGTCGGACCACGCGACGGTCGTGCTCTCGGACACCGAACGGCGGCGCTCGCGGGTGCGCACCGAGACGACGGCCGGCCGGGACCTCGGTATCGTGGTCGCCCGCGACCTCGCGGACGGCGACGTGTTGGAAGCCGACGGCGGCACCCTCGTCGTCGTCGAACTCGCCGCGGTCGAGGCCCTGGTGCTCGATTTCGCCGCCAGCGACGTGTCATCGACCGCGGCGCTGGAGGTCGGTCACGCGGTCGGGAACAGGCACTGGAACCTCGCGGTCCGCGGCGAAGAGGCCCTGTTCCCGGTCACTGAGTCGAAATCGAGGATGGAGGCCACGGTGGCCGACCTGCTCCCTGCGGACGTGCCGACGCGGTACGAGCACGTGCCGCCGACCACCTTTGACGATGACGAGGTCGACCACACCCACGGTGACGGGGGTCACGGAGGCCACAGTCACGGCGGCCGCGCCCACGACCACGGCGTCCGCACTATCGACGGAGAAGAGCAGTGA
- a CDS encoding pyridine nucleotide-disulfide oxidoreductase, whose product MTDPFVVIGGDAAGLSAASKFAREAPDRGVIVFEKGEWVSYAHCGTPYYVKGTVERLTDLLSLSPEQAAERGIDLRRDHEVVSVDTDAETVTVAHDGETFDQPYGDLLVATGAHAVTGPIAGADLDGAFTMHGLDSAAAVRAALSGPDDDAVDTSIEYVDTALVKKYTDWEPPERVAIVGGGYVGVEMAEAFRAHDVETHLFQRSGHLLPPFGEAVGERVADHLREQGVTLHLNTAVDELVGDENGRVASVAHDSGTTDMGLALVGIGIRPNTALVTDTPVELGGSGAIAVDEYGATNVDGVYAAGDCAEDRHAVTDAPDWVPLGLTANRAGRAIGQTVAGDPSLVGDIAGTAVVKAFDLECGRVGLLDHEEASAAGFDPVSKTVTAGSRSGYYPGGDDTDVTLVADRKSGRLLGGAIVGEDRAAIRIDTLATAIEADMTVDELERLDLAYAPPFSPVWDPVLVAAKVLNGHL is encoded by the coding sequence ATGACAGACCCGTTCGTAGTCATCGGTGGCGACGCAGCCGGGCTAAGCGCCGCGAGCAAGTTCGCCCGTGAGGCACCGGACCGTGGCGTGATTGTCTTCGAGAAGGGTGAGTGGGTGTCCTACGCCCACTGCGGGACGCCGTACTACGTGAAGGGAACTGTCGAGCGGCTGACTGACCTCCTCTCGCTGTCGCCCGAGCAGGCGGCCGAACGAGGTATCGACCTTCGCCGGGACCACGAGGTCGTCAGCGTCGATACCGATGCCGAGACGGTCACCGTCGCGCACGACGGCGAGACGTTCGACCAGCCATACGGCGACCTGCTCGTCGCGACAGGTGCACACGCCGTGACTGGACCGATCGCAGGGGCGGACCTCGACGGCGCGTTCACGATGCACGGGCTGGACTCGGCCGCCGCAGTCCGCGCCGCGCTGTCCGGACCTGACGACGACGCCGTCGACACGAGTATCGAATACGTCGATACGGCGCTCGTCAAAAAGTATACCGACTGGGAGCCACCCGAGCGCGTCGCCATCGTCGGCGGCGGCTACGTCGGCGTGGAGATGGCCGAGGCGTTCCGCGCCCACGACGTGGAGACGCACCTCTTCCAGCGGTCGGGCCACCTCCTGCCGCCGTTCGGGGAAGCAGTGGGCGAGCGCGTTGCCGACCACCTCCGGGAGCAGGGCGTGACGCTGCATCTGAACACCGCTGTAGACGAACTCGTCGGCGACGAAAACGGGCGTGTTGCGTCAGTCGCTCACGACAGCGGCACCACCGATATGGGCCTCGCACTGGTCGGTATCGGCATCCGGCCGAACACCGCACTCGTCACAGACACACCGGTTGAACTGGGTGGTTCCGGGGCGATAGCGGTCGACGAGTACGGGGCGACGAACGTCGATGGCGTCTACGCCGCCGGGGACTGCGCCGAGGACCGCCACGCCGTGACCGATGCGCCCGACTGGGTTCCGCTCGGACTGACTGCGAACCGGGCCGGTCGCGCAATCGGGCAGACCGTCGCTGGTGACCCCTCCCTCGTCGGCGATATCGCCGGGACAGCCGTCGTGAAGGCGTTCGACCTCGAATGCGGGCGCGTCGGCCTCCTCGACCACGAAGAGGCCAGCGCTGCCGGGTTCGACCCGGTATCGAAAACAGTCACCGCCGGCTCCCGGTCAGGGTACTACCCCGGCGGCGACGACACCGACGTGACATTGGTCGCAGACCGGAAGAGCGGTCGCCTGCTGGGCGGTGCAATCGTCGGCGAAGACCGAGCGGCGATACGTATCGACACGCTCGCGACGGCCATCGAGGCTGATATGACTGTCGACGAACTGGAACGACTTGACCTGGCGTACGCGCCGCCGTTCAGCCCCGTCTGGGACCCGGTGCTGGTCGCCGCGAAGGTGCTCAACGGACACCTCTAG
- a CDS encoding urease accessory protein UreF, translating to MSDAATLESFRLADSFLPVGTYTVSYGLEQFIQDDRVEDATDLEALLSTYLRRQVGPAELVALRAAHAAASGGDLDEVCRADRRLSAVTLAAEFRESAQQSGDRLLSLQTELRDEAMLDRYAERVDADDAPGNYAVVLGVATGLAGVAVREACLLCCHGFVTGLLGAAQRLLSLGHTDAQRILDDLQPVMTAAVVESADRGLDEMAPFAPLVDVLAADHERAERRLFAS from the coding sequence GTGAGCGACGCTGCAACGCTCGAATCGTTCCGGCTGGCGGATTCGTTCTTGCCGGTCGGGACCTACACTGTCTCCTACGGGCTGGAACAGTTCATTCAAGACGACCGGGTCGAGGACGCGACCGACCTCGAAGCGCTCCTGTCGACGTACCTCCGCCGGCAGGTCGGCCCCGCCGAACTCGTCGCGTTACGGGCCGCACACGCTGCCGCCAGCGGCGGTGACCTCGATGAGGTCTGCCGGGCCGACCGGCGGCTTTCGGCCGTGACGCTGGCCGCGGAGTTCCGCGAGAGCGCCCAGCAGTCCGGCGACCGACTGCTCTCACTCCAGACGGAACTGCGCGACGAGGCCATGCTGGACCGCTACGCGGAGCGCGTCGACGCCGACGACGCGCCCGGGAACTACGCCGTCGTGCTCGGCGTTGCGACGGGACTGGCCGGCGTCGCCGTCCGCGAGGCCTGCCTGCTGTGCTGTCACGGCTTCGTTACTGGACTGCTCGGCGCGGCTCAGCGGCTCCTCTCGCTTGGCCACACGGACGCCCAGCGGATTCTGGACGACCTGCAGCCGGTGATGACGGCCGCAGTCGTGGAGAGCGCTGACCGGGGGCTGGACGAGATGGCTCCGTTTGCCCCCCTCGTAGACGTACTGGCCGCCGACCACGAACGGGCAGAGCGCCGGCTGTTCGCCAGTTGA
- a CDS encoding thioredoxin, translating into MTTDTPSDTEMAATNEPLHIDGADQLNDVIGKHNVVLVDFYADWCGPCQMLEPVVKTLAAETDATVAKVDVDANQQLAQSYGVRGVPTLILFADGEQVEEIVGVRGEADLRALIESYTE; encoded by the coding sequence ATGACAACCGATACTCCGTCCGACACCGAGATGGCCGCGACGAACGAACCGCTTCACATTGACGGAGCGGACCAACTCAACGATGTCATCGGCAAGCACAATGTCGTCCTCGTGGATTTTTATGCCGACTGGTGTGGCCCGTGCCAGATGCTCGAACCGGTAGTCAAGACGCTAGCCGCGGAAACCGATGCGACCGTAGCCAAGGTCGATGTCGACGCCAACCAGCAACTCGCTCAGTCGTATGGTGTCCGGGGCGTCCCAACACTCATTCTGTTCGCCGACGGTGAGCAGGTCGAAGAGATCGTCGGCGTCAGAGGCGAAGCTGACCTCCGAGCGCTTATCGAGTCCTACACTGAATAG
- a CDS encoding SAM-dependent methyltransferase — translation MGYHTFDADRADKLEDAQQRYRFLSAEELRWALSANRDDTVADLGSGTGFYTDDVASAVDHVYAVDIQEAMHDYYREKGVPDNVDLVTSAVDDLPFDTAGLDGAFSTMTYHEFASDGALNEVARVLKSGGTFAVADWAASGSGHSGPPVDERFSADEATDALRQHEFTVEFAAVRPETFLLVASAE, via the coding sequence ATGGGGTATCACACGTTCGACGCCGACCGGGCCGACAAGCTCGAAGACGCACAGCAACGGTACCGATTTCTCTCCGCGGAAGAGCTCCGCTGGGCGTTGTCGGCCAATCGGGACGACACGGTCGCGGACCTCGGGAGTGGGACTGGTTTCTACACCGACGATGTTGCATCGGCCGTTGACCACGTGTACGCCGTGGATATCCAGGAGGCGATGCACGACTACTACCGGGAGAAAGGTGTCCCCGACAACGTCGATCTTGTGACGAGCGCGGTCGATGACCTCCCGTTCGATACTGCCGGCCTTGATGGGGCGTTCTCGACGATGACGTACCACGAGTTCGCTAGCGACGGGGCGCTAAACGAGGTTGCACGAGTGCTCAAATCTGGCGGAACGTTCGCTGTCGCCGATTGGGCGGCTTCCGGCAGTGGTCACAGTGGGCCGCCCGTCGATGAACGATTTTCCGCTGACGAGGCGACGGACGCGCTCCGACAGCACGAGTTCACGGTTGAGTTCGCAGCTGTGCGGCCGGAGACATTTCTGCTCGTCGCGAGTGCTGAATAA
- a CDS encoding urease accessory protein UreG, whose product MSLTHRDVATVGIGGPVGSGKTSLLTALVPKLREQGLDVGVIANDILTQEDADVLRERFAGVVPEDLVAGVETGACPHTGIREDPSMNLQQIDAFLAEHPELDLVLVESGGDNLAATFNPELADYSLYVISVAEGEDIPRKRGPGVVDCDLLVVNKTDLAPHVGVDLDVMERDADEVRDGPVVFTNCKDETNVDEVLSHVREGVLFA is encoded by the coding sequence GTGAGCCTCACGCACCGCGACGTGGCGACGGTCGGCATCGGCGGCCCGGTCGGCTCCGGGAAGACGTCGCTGTTGACCGCGCTCGTCCCGAAACTGCGTGAGCAGGGCCTGGACGTGGGCGTCATCGCCAACGACATCCTGACCCAGGAGGACGCCGACGTGCTCCGCGAGCGGTTCGCCGGGGTCGTCCCCGAGGACCTCGTCGCCGGCGTCGAGACCGGCGCGTGCCCGCACACGGGCATCCGCGAGGACCCGTCGATGAACCTCCAGCAGATAGACGCCTTCCTCGCCGAGCACCCGGAACTGGACCTCGTGTTGGTCGAGAGCGGCGGCGACAACCTCGCGGCGACGTTCAACCCCGAACTCGCCGACTACTCGCTGTACGTCATCTCCGTCGCCGAGGGCGAGGACATCCCCCGCAAGCGCGGGCCGGGGGTCGTCGACTGTGACCTGCTCGTCGTCAACAAGACCGACCTCGCGCCCCACGTCGGCGTCGACCTCGACGTGATGGAGCGGGACGCCGACGAGGTCCGGGACGGCCCCGTCGTCTTCACCAACTGCAAGGACGAGACAAACGTCGACGAGGTGCTGTCACACGTCCGGGAGGGGGTGCTGTTCGCCTGA